The genomic stretch tttcaaaactgatataTTAATGATGTTCCATGTTGATCAACCCTTAATTGTATTGGCGACAAGCTTACAACATTAAATTATTAGTTCTTATGAATGAAAATGTAGTAAGTTAAAGATTTAGTTTTACGTGCATCTAAGTTTAGTGCATTTTGGGTATATAAATTTCAAGTACAACATGTCGAATTAAGACAGAGATTGAAGTTATTTGATAAGTTAATCTGACACTGGATATGTACCtgtaaagaaatacttttttatgaaaataatattgtttgaggactaaatcttaaacaaataatctgaattatcaattttattaaagtttaacgCCATCCAACTGATTagctgttttctttttaaaaaatgtaaagtttcttgtttaacgtgggtagtagACGAAAGTCCCAAACaagaatggatggaacaacttatttgaAGTCGAGTCAACGGCAGGCGTTATatttgctccccccccccccccccatcacacacacacaacatTAAGTGTAggctgatactgctggaaacagtaccaatttaagcaaTTCACCAAGCACTGAACACAAGTCGGGAAATCAgtcgcgaccgggaatcgaacccggaccttTGGACCGTTGTTGTCCAACCTGCTTACCACTGCACAACTGACTACCAAATAGTCATTCAATGAGGAAATGCTCACTGTCACTTTCTATGCTAAGCTTCCTGCTGTCAGAAACATAATGCCGCCATAGCATTACGTAATTGTAAATATGACTTTATTAGTTAGTTAGCTAATTTAGGGTTCCCTAAAACTATCTTTTTTTGACTTGTTCATTTTAAAAGGACAAGTTGAACACTAGAAAAATAATAGCAGCCGTACACgttattaaatatgtttaaataactaaaacaaatacatgtattagcgCAGTCTGTATGTAGAAACATCTAAAGCGCATCAGTTCCACAACACAACTGAAATGTATAAATTACACAGTTCagcattaaaaacaaaatgttctaAAATGATACAGATTAAAGGATATTTAATATACTTTGCAGTCTAAAATTAAATTGTATGTGGAGGCAAGCTTtataacaaaactatgatttgATAGCGAGACTGAATACCCACCAGAAAAGTGTAGGTTTAATCGAAATTCATTGTGTATAAGTAGACACATGCTTATCAGCACAAACTGATATGTTTGACTTATTTAGTGTAAATTAGGCGTATGTTGTAACTCGTTATTATTTCCAACAACAGTCATGTTATACTTTTGTCTTTCGTAGATTTCACAACAGCAGGCTCAGCGTATTCACTGGTGGTAGCATTTGATATTGGAACATCGTACAGCGGCTACGCATTTTCCTTCCGAAACGATTCTCTGAATATAACTTATGCAGACTTGGATCACCAATCACCGAAGACACTTAGCAGTGTCCTCCTCACACCGCGTAGAGAATTCCATTCATTTGGTACTCAAGCAGAAAATAAGTACCAGGAGCTTGCAGAGGACTTCAGCAACAATGAGTGGCTTCTTTTTAGAGGTTTCAAGATGGTTCTTCAAAATGACACGGTAACCGCATCTGTAATGTTTAACAGCCAACAACAAAAAGGCTGAGATTTATACCAACGACTTTGATAGGATGTTTCGtaacttatttaagaaataatgtattccAAACATTGacttgtcgttgaataaaatcattgtgagAAAGCAGCCCGCgtgataataatatgcatcttaacgaaaaacaatgattttatcccAGGAAAAAAATTACTGCACtgttagatatattatttcgattctagcaCGATATCAACGACACTTATCTTCATCTGTGACATTATCAAATATTTTGGCATGTTTTGTCTGTAATGTTTCATGCAATGACGTAATCATTATCACGTGCAAACAGTGACATTGTTGCATAATAATACACAGTGTCagtcttttgttttaaattatttaattaaattctcgtatatcttaaggtagttctgcacgtttgataaaccggaagtgactgcGTAaagtcatttatctggaaaacatagaataaagcctagattcggcgtacggaaatgaaaatcagtttaagaATTAATTAATGGCAACGTTtgggtaaatttattacaatgacacagTTACTGTCTTTATAaagttaaatatgatattaaaacatctgacacattaaataattcaaaataatatcttaaaattagcgtgaaatgtccggttcactttaattaaATATCTCCAACATAAGTACACGgatttatacattgtatttcacaACATAGGCCATACGTTTATTTACAACTgagagaagtttcattaaaatcttcaatgtagaaacatttctattcgcgaaaatgttatgaaagctTTCCCATGAACTCCCATTATAAAAAAATTGCGTGAGATTCAAATTTcccaaatcagtctagcaaacaatcaagtacacgaccctatcttttttatttgcttgatTTTCTAagaatattctgaagttttgaaaaatcatagtTCAAACAGAATCTAcgttgtagaaataatttcgatcctaacgtgcagaactaccttaaacaaacatATATGTTTATTCTTTTGTAAAGTGTTATGCTGGAGTCATTGATGTTTCGCCCCGTAGACTGGTAAGGGCGACAGTACGTTAGATCGATTCTAAGACGCAAAGATAATGCGATGCATGATGCAAAGAGATATTTACATAGCACTTTtgcatcgtattatcgcgtttctGCTTCGTATCATTGATAAAGCGCGATGTTACTTTCATCGTAATACATGTACCATAGGTTGAACGGCAGTTGTGTGATAATACGATGCGGTAACACAGTCCCAACGTGCAGTATTTATCATTCATTCTCTTGCCtcgtttttatgatttttcaaatcGTATCATTACACCATCGGATAGAAGCATCGTATTATTGCACTTCTACCGATCCTACCAAAAACTACTGGCCGAAATGCAAAACAACGACGGCCCTGACAAAACAACATACTTCACGTaatgtctttttttctgttttaattttatttttgttgtttttctttggcagcggggtggggtggggtggggggagggagGGTGTTGTTAGGGGGGAGGTGGTTAACGACACACCGACACAAATACAtgtcatatggggactttccagctttgatgatggaggagtactccaggtgcccctccgttaTTTCATCACCGGCGGGCACCATCAccggcgggcacctgggtagaaccacggaccttccctaatccagctggatggcttcctcacatgaagaattctacgccctgtgggaggagcaagtgattcgagGTCAGCGACATTAACTGCCGGACGATGGAGCCCCCTTGGAAAATGTTTTGAGAGAAATAACATACTACTTCAGCATAGCTGTAGCTTTAATTGatgtgttttttctttctttattttacagaaaataacaCGATCAACAACAGTAGAAGATATTAATGGTGTGTCTGTGCCCGCAATATCGATATTTACTATGTCGATCCGCTTCTTGAAGAATCACTTTTTGAACAAAGTAACCAAACAATTTCCTGGTTTGGAAGAAAATGATATTAGATATGTTCTTACAGTGCCTGCAATCTGGGGTGACACGGCCAAATCGTTTATGCGGAAGGCAGCAGTAGAAGTGAGTATATCTCGTTACCACCATAAGTAAAAAAGACATAAGAGGGTGATTCAATAAATTCTGTCACTATCTTTGAAATATACCATTGGGAAGATATATGGTCTTAATAGCGGGTGCTTACACAATATAactgtgaaattttaatttaatctaTTTACAATTGATTAATTCACCCCTTGGTGCATTATACATACTTATATACGCTGGCTATATTTGGCTGATATGAAACGtgaagaaaaagtggaaacagtGTTAACGTTAAAGCCCGAGTTTACTTACTGGTATCTCGgaaacaaatatttgctgaacTGTTCTGTATCCATGGTAATGCTGTAGAGACAATGGGGTCAAAATAGTCTTCAAGACAGTAACACCAACAAAAAATACTAATAGAACTTAGAAGGTATTAAATGCCATTTTCGTCAATTCTAATGGCAAGGTTGTAAAGATTTATTGCAAAGAGGCTAAAACCATCACAGGCAAGttctaaaaaaatgaattacagctttcaaaatgttatcaaaataaagTTCCGAGTAAATgtgtcttttttctattttccttactaagTATAATGCTTGCAGGTACACGCTTTGCCCTTATAAGTGTTCGTGGTTCTACAAATTTTCTGTGTCTCAACAGTTTAGAAATAGAATACACTACCTTACAAAGTTTAGCCTAGATTTTTAGGTAATGGATAGCAAGACTCCACAAGTGTAGAATAGCTTGAAGAGATGGGCTGAAAATTTGTAATTTAGGCGTACGAAGATCAATGACAAATTTTATTGAATCACCCCCTTGTACTATCCAGTGTAACACGATACTATTGATAAATCATACGTTGACACTCTAAAACGGTTATCGTTATATCATAGGAGATGTTGACCACTTGAAGCATTGTTTAAACAAGACTATGATGGCCATACGATGATGGCCTTATCTTGAATATAATGTCATGGCATTGGCAAACAATGAAATGGGAAAAAAGCTCTTACATTAACTCTTAGCTGTGAACGTTTACACGCAACCATTTGTAATGAATTGAATCTACCAACTAGGGATTAATTTGTATGAATACTTGAGTCCCTAACTTTATGGAAGTAGACGTACATGTATGGAAAGATTGGGTgaaaaaaaagacacaaaatatTCTAAATTGAAGTACAGCGTTCCTGAGCATTTTTATTGTGAGAGAAAGTCAAGTACCTTTTTAATGGctccctaacagcctaatttGACATGGCACGTAAAAGCTAGCTGCCGTAAGGTCtttaacatcactatcagtggcaaattgttaaattgataaaaagatgtCAAAAGATAccattctgtttgatattttggtaaacaaattaaaaatgtcacactttaatGGCTATAATAAATTTGTACTTTGGAGCTGTCCCaggttttaaatgtatagttcaaTGCATAATTGGCATTAGATACACTGTGAATGGAATTTAATATTTCACTGGTTACAGACAATTGTATTagtgttttaagttttaaatcagtCTCTTGATCTGATCtaaatcacttgccgtcagcaggctaaacgTTAAGTTACTCCAATAATCTCTTTTAGATGACCTGTAGATACTGCTTCCAATAATATCTTGATCctaacatttcttttaattttggagAATAATCTTGTTTCTGAAGTGTTCCGTTTGTTACTAATTTACAAACTTCAGTCCGTTGTTGTCCGAAACTCTGTACAAGGAATGGATCTTTTAACATGCTCACGGAATGTTCGGAGAAGCAAAAGGATTAAATGGATGGTATCGGGTTTGCTTACTATATACTTAAACTTAGGATTAACTCCTCTTCGTCATTTAAGGCATTAATatgcatttgagccgtgccatgagaaaaccaacatagtggctttgcgaccagcatggatccagaccagcctgcgcatccgcgcagtctggtcaggatccatgctgttcgctgtcaaagcctattggaattagagaaactgttagcgaacagcatggatcctgaccagactgcgcggatgcgcaggctggtctggatccatgctggtcgcaaagccactatgttggttttctcatggcacggctcatttgacttttaataaatacaaatgcaatacaaaatgacaaatttagaATAAAAAGAACACGAATGCGATCTGATGtatttggtgttgtttttttatccATGAGGTAACCAGATACTTGATTTGTTAACCGTTTAGAAGTGTGGAGCTGTTTAATGTGACCGAGGTCATATCCGGATATCCATCCTTCGTTTTATCTCAATGTCGGTTTTACGGTTTTTCTGTTTATCTTTCTCAAATTTAATAACACCTTGATTAGTAACATATGAATTCTGCAACATTCTACTTTTAGGCAGGTATATGGAATTCTAATCTAAAGCTTGCCCTAGAGTCCGAGGAAGCTTTTATTGGATGGCAGACTGTGATGGCTGGCAAAGAAGCAGCTCTTTCTAAACCTGGGGCACGGTTTATGGTACTGGACCTTGGAGGTGTGTTGAAAATGCCATACTATTGTAGTGACAGTGTTTTAcatgtgtttacaaagttttaatGTGTTGTAGACGGTAACCTCAGAATATTTATATTCAACATATGTTTTTATAGAAAGAATCgttgtttttttgtataaaaacattGGTGTCATATCAAGATAGGCCCTTTCTGTGAGACTGCACTGACGTCCTTCGCAAGAGGAAATTAAGAAAATGTCGTCGTTCCGAAACATCTTTTAAAATTAgacaccaaaatttcaaaaagaacgtTAAATTATAGTTAGacggtaaagataaaaaatagaactttgctttaaatattatttatctcGATTATTTCATGTAACTTTGGTGTAAATTGTGTTTTTGCTGAAGTAGACTGGTCGTATCTCTGTCTGTTGGTAATCATTataatttctgatcaataactgagTATGTGCTTATTGCAATAAGCCAGCTTCATATTATATCAAAAGTTAATAACACAATCAcctcaaaattaaatttttttcaatgaCTGGATCAGAGGCAAGGCATAAAAGAGTTTCCTTTTAATTTGAAACGCTTAGATATTCAACgagatttaactttaaaacttcttGAAAAAGTACCCTGCATTTATGAAATGAAGTTTTCTGTTTTGGGAATATATATATAAGGtttaaattttagattaaaaatttaatttacacTGACACCTAGAGATCTATTATGTATATAAACAATTTGTTTGAATTTTAGGTGGTATTGTAGAAAGTTCTGTTCAGGAAATACAGCAGGAGCAGGATAAGACCACTTTGAAAGTGGTACACAAAGCCAGTGGTGGACCATGGGGAGGAAACACTGTTAACAACAATTTCTTGCAGTTACTGACCAATTTGTTTAGCCGACCCGTAATGGAGCGTTTCAAAAAAGATAACATGGCTGACTTTCTAGAACTGGAGAAGGAATTCGAGCAGAAGAAACGACACTTAGCGGCAAAAGGTGATGGTAATATTAATTTTTATGGTCTGGCATCGCTGGTTGACATTTATAATAGTAAAGTTGAACAAACAACTTTGAGAGAAAAGATCGCTGCAATGGGGTTTAGTGAGAGAATATCATATAATTTAACTAGCAGTGTGCTAAAAGTTGATAAATCTGTTATCAAGGAGTTGTTTTCTTCCCCACTGGGAAACATTATTTCCTTTGTTAAGAACATAACCGGTGAACCGGGTATGCAGTCTGTTAAGACTATGATAGTTCTTGGTGGATTCGGAAAAAGTGAAATTGTTAGAGATGAATTGCAAAAACAGATAACAGGTTTACAAATCATCACACCAAAAGATGCGGATGTAGTTGTTCTTAACGGAACCGTTCTGTTTGGACATACTCCTGATTGCATTATTGCTCGTGTCATGACCTACACATACGGTGTAAGAGTGATGGAGAATTTCAATGCAAACATCCATCCAATAGAGAAAATGGTCAAGATTGGTGAAAAAGAGATGGTTGATGATATATTTGATGTACTAGTGCATGTTGATGAAGAAGTCAAAGTTGGCCAAGAAATAAAAAGAGATTTTCTCAATGAAATCAATGTTCAGAAGAAAGGTCTATTCATTTATAAATCAACCGAACGCGATCCAGATTACGTGACGGGAAAGGGATGTTCTCTTCTCGGCGAAGTCCTTCTTGATAAAGAGGGAAACATTTCTAACGATGGCAGGGCTGATGTTACATTTGTGTTTGGAGATACTGAACTAAGTGTGAAGGTACGCAGCAAGACAAGACTGACCATGAAATACATTACCACTTTATACTGAACACTTTGTAGCGATAGGTGCTtgtaaatacatgaaacaaaaatgtcttattttaacTCTAGCAGATGAAGTTTACTAACACTAAtcattgtttcatataaaaactaCCCACTTAAGGTCTTTTTTTACCTACCTTTATAGAGCATCACTTTTTTCTACACTTATTTTTCATGCAAGTTCCATTAGTTTATACGAACTGGTGAAGCAAGTTCTATAACTTACATTAAacactctcaacacctcattgccactggaatccatcgccacgatgCTATGAGAGAAGAGAatccagtttcccttttaatgctgagtgccaagcaaagGGGGGTttttgtatgacgcggccgagaatcgaactcacgccttcctgcactcgaagcggacgctctaccactaggctatcgagacAAGTTCTATCaataagaaaaatgtaaaaaaaaatatgggttTGACTAACTCCGAGGGAAATACTAATTAGTTGAGTTCTATTATCATTTTAGCACGCATGTTTGCTTACGTCCGTATCCAAAAAATCCCTAATTTCGTTTTCGATCCTGCAAAACTTGCCGTTGAAATATACAGATGGAAAGCATATTTTTACATGCAGTATGCATGCATTCTTCAGCGCGAAATTTTGGTTAAAGCCTTTGTTCTGCACATAAGTGTGCAAAATATCTATTACTTTGGATTTCTTTAATCTAGACCACTAAAACACACTTTTGACCGAATAACTGACCTTATTTctgtataataaaaacatatttcatcTAAGCATTATTagttatttctaattttcaacagatacatattattattttgttattatttttaacatGTAAGGTTTATACTATAATTGTTATTGCCTTTCATTTCACAAACTACGACTAAGATgtttttttaccattttaattaattttgtgtacatttaaTAACCAGATTAAGTTGTGTATATTTATAATGTTATGTTtgcttttcagtttttgtttactACCTGCGCATTGCATGCTCAATATGTAACAGTGTTTCTCAGTATATGCTGGAATAACAAGTACATGCacagttttatatttcatactTCTACAAGTACATGCACAAATATTCGATGATTATTTCACAatgatattattgtttataaatgACCTATTAGACAAATATATGCTATCAAAGAATGCAGCAAAGCAAAATGAAAAGCAGTTTGACTGAGTATGTTCGTGAGATTTGATAAAAagtgcaacacttctcacgcccACTAACACGGTGTAGTCTGAGATTCGTTTGTGCCATGATATCCAGCAATACGCATGCGCACAAAATGGTTTAGCTCTTGCATGTGAACGACAAGCTAGATGTAATTGTCTCCACATGTCTTGTGAAAGATATTATGGGCGATTATCATCCAACTTTACAAGGATTGATTAGTGTAAGGCCTAATGGTGCATATTGTTGGCATGTTATGGTAATGGTGCATATTGTCCgcatgttatggttcagtgattttcaacggagtaatggcccttgatttgtcaaagtgaccttgtctgcgcaactTCATCGACGTTATCATGAGGAATAACACCAGATTCTATTAAAATGCTCATTGCCAATCCCAGTTGTGCATATCTTCGACATCTTCATTTTCGGTGATTTTCAGAAGAGATATGACCATTGATTCGTCAAATGCTATGAAGTTTTGGCCATGAAAGATATGTTTAACAGTTTTACTGTaatcattataattttttttatcgcGTTGACTTTATTGCTGCCAGACTGACATGCTATCAGGcatttcaaataaatgtttgtttgattAGTATCTCCAAACCCACTGTATATAAGCTGTTCATGATCATGTGTTCTTCACCTGTACTGGGACTCGGGAGCCTCCTTTGCCGATTGttgaaggtcgctgacttcaaatttcTTGCCCCACAGCGATATGGGTTAAAGAACCCTtgttcggggcgttgaattctgcaAGTGACGAAGGCATCCAGCTGGCTCACTGAAAGTCATAGGTGGTTTTAGCCAGGTGTCCGTCCGTGATGAAACAATGTACCATcaagagctggaaagtcgccaaatgacttATGATTATGTCGGtgtgaagttaaacccaacaaaattatataaaaatctatAGGAGGACTATACTTTGACCCTAAATCCTAGTGACAAGGCTTACTTGCTAGGCTACGTTTGAATTTAAGATTCCTTTGTGCCTTTGGTTGCATAGCAACTCTGATGTTTTTCGACCTGAAGTGAGAACGTAGATACCTTCGGGTTTCATATCAGTCCATCGATCTTTTCCCTGGGTTACATACAAGTTCATCGGACTCTGTAGTTCTTCGACTTGGTGTGACAACTTTAAaagaagataaaaaatatttgatcagTTTAAAGTGTATCATAATATCTTCTATACATGTATGTTCTCCTCCACATATAATGTTATAGTATTTGTTCTTGTGATATAGAGGACTTTTGTGGTCCAGCATGTTTTGATGGACAACTATCCCAGCCACGAGGCCACGCACTTCTTCTGGAGTTATGACTTCTGTCTTCCTGACGCTCTGCATTCTTAGAGCATGTAAGCTTCATTGTCTGCATCTATGTTGCCAGTGATGCTCCTTGCATAAGGTATACGAAGATCTCTATATAATAGACACATACTATTTTGACTAGAGcggatatttttttatttcagttagaggcatttgtttattaaaaaccatgcaacatatatgaatatatttcaaatgtATGTACCGAAAAGTTGCATTTTACTTAGAATGTTTTGCACATGAAAAGAGAGAAACGGCCTTGATAGAATAGTGGtcgagcgtccgctttgagtgcgagaggtcgtgggttcgatccccggccgagtcataccaaagacgggtaatattaccagtagctcccttacttgacgctcagcattaaaatggAAGCTGGCTTCTCTTCTATCAtgccctcgtggcgatggattccatcaggaatgaggtgtcgagagtgattaatatatgtTGTAGAATTGCTTCACAAtcggcctaaaataaattatgtataaactaaaagaaAGGAAAGTAGTACTAAGAATGGATGGACGGTTACTGGTAAAGAAACCTCTCGCCATCGACCATTCCGATGCTACATTTAATATTTCACCTTAGGTGTTGTCTTAAACTCATGAAACCAAATTTTACAAGAAACtttatatataaactttgaaaacaGCTTGAGGCGTTTGAAACCACAAAAGatgttaatttaaataatttgtttaatgataataatttgaaaaagctAACATTAGAAGAATACATGTCTTTAGAAGGAAAATTACACATAAAGAAATGTTAAATAGTCTGAAAGAAATGTCAAGTACATCTTCACCTGGGAGTTCTGGTTTTACAGCTGTTTTTAGGGTTTTCTGGACAGAATTAGGTCAGTTTTATTTAGGTCAGTAAACTATGATTTTAAAAAAGGAGAATTGTCAGCTACACAAAAATAAGGTATCATACACGTATTCCAAAAGATGATAAGGATAAACTGTACTTGGAATACTTTAGATTAATTTCCTTACTGAATATCTCGTATAAAATAGCAACAGCAAGTATAGCTAACAGATTAAAAACAGTCTTGAATAAGCTTATAAGTGGAGACCAAACTGCTTTTATGTCTGGACGTTTTATTGGACAGagtgttagaaaaataaaaaaatcatagtaTGGTTACTTGATTTCGTCAATCGCCTTTGACTTTTTATCATGGAAACTAATGAGTTCTGTTCTAGATTTCTTTAACTTTGGGGATACATTCAAAGACTGGATAAAACTTTTCTATAAGAATAATCAGTCTTGTGTGCTTGTAAATGGACAGTGTCAAATTGGTTTTACATACACCGTGGTAGTCGTCAAGGTGAACCTTTTCATTCTTTGTGCTGTAATCCTAGCAAAGTTAATACAATCCAACGCAAATATCCAGGGCATTAAAATAGCAGATCAAGGACTCATTTTATCGCAATATGCTGATGACACTACTTTAATCTTGCATGGCTCCAAAAAGTCTTCAAATCATTTGAAAGTTTTAGAATTCGATGCGGAAGTATCATAACTCAAAATTAACGTAAGCAAAACAAGGGCTATTTGGATAGGTTCAAAAAGGGATGATGAAGATTTCGTATGTAATGAACGTAATATAAAATCTGATAATGAGTTTAAGATATTTAGCGTATACCTTTCAACAGACCTTAAAACTATAGTTGAAATTAATCATTCTGCTAAATTAGAAGAAATTAAGAGATTATTCATAAGCTAGTCAAAACGAATGATGGTTTCACCTCTTGGTAAAGATATAGTTATGAAGACATTTGCACTTTGAAAATTGAATCCACTGATCATAAGGCTACCAAATCTTTAAGAAGAAACCATTATgagctaaacaaaatatgtttttatatccCTATGGAGTGGGTctccagataaaataaaaagaattgttATGACAAATCCATATACGTTCCATGGTATTAGAACTGTACGCTTCATTAAATTGATAAATGCACGTAAACTAACCTGCCTAAAGAGGTTAagcaataatacatgtaatacgaAATATGTAGACATTGTCACAAGTATTCAAGTTTTTTGAAAGCTATTATGTTTAAACGATCATACACAATTTACAAAACGAATTTTGTACTCAACTTCTTGACTCAATCAATGGGAAGAGTTTCTATCTTTACCTATCTTGAACAACCCTTATTGACAATAGCCGGTAAATCATTCTGTGACAAAAAGTTCAACGATAAAGGCATTGTTTTTTGTAAATGACTTTTGAATTCTAATGGTACACTTTTCACTTTTGaagaatttcaaaacaaatatcacGTTCAATGTTCTGCAATATAATAATACagtgtactcaataagaactCATCTACAATCTATAAACATTCAATCACACATTAataatgttactcatgtcatGTTTATCTAGCAAAGTAAATATGTTGCATGTGTGACTCAATCGAGTGCAAGTGCAGTATGCACTAACCGTGGCTCCCTTTCAGTACATTAAGAGCTTGGATATTATGACGTCTCTTCTTTTCAAAGACCTATTTATGATCGCCAAATATGTGGGCAAACTTACGCTTTTAAAGACCGATTTCTATTGGTTACTTTGCAAACTATTCAGCTTccgatttgtttttgtttaattgatACGATGAAACTGGAATCCAGGTTGGTCCCAATTTTTAGAACGTCTGGGGTCCTTGGTGTGTTCTGTTGCATTCTCACTAAATTCCTAACGTAATGCcttaaaaagatttttgtttctgGTTACATGCTGAAAACTTTAGGATAGGTAGGTCggcatgtattttttaaatataaaagtaatgcaaccaatggtgttaaatgacaactaaaggttggattgagaaaatatttatttcaaaccttcaaagtaatctcctttgacagatacacaacGTCTCAATCTTTTAATCCAATATCCTTTAAGCTTTCTGATAGTCTTTTTCAGGAATATCACGAAGGAGGTTAAATATGGCGGCCCCCAACTTTTGGCGGGATGTATATTTTCTGTCTGCAAGCTTTTTCTTGAgacgagggaaaaggaaaaagtcacagggggctagatccggagaatagggtgggtgttctagaacatatactccctgttcattcaaaaacgacgtcacaatcccagccttgtgactcgaggcgttgtcatgtaac from Mercenaria mercenaria strain notata chromosome 16, MADL_Memer_1, whole genome shotgun sequence encodes the following:
- the LOC123541228 gene encoding heat shock 70 kDa protein 12B-like — translated: MGYSNCLFLAGFMLGCLDFTTAGSAYSLVVAFDIGTSYSGYAFSFRNDSLNITYADLDHQSPKTLSSVLLTPRREFHSFGTQAENKYQELAEDFSNNEWLLFRGFKMVLQNDTKITRSTTVEDINGVSVPAISIFTMSIRFLKNHFLNKVTKQFPGLEENDIRYVLTVPAIWGDTAKSFMRKAAVEAGIWNSNLKLALESEEAFIGWQTVMAGKEAALSKPGARFMVLDLGGGIVESSVQEIQQEQDKTTLKVVHKASGGPWGGNTVNNNFLQLLTNLFSRPVMERFKKDNMADFLELEKEFEQKKRHLAAKGDGNINFYGLASLVDIYNSKVEQTTLREKIAAMGFSERISYNLTSSVLKVDKSVIKELFSSPLGNIISFVKNITGEPGMQSVKTMIVLGGFGKSEIVRDELQKQITGLQIITPKDADVVVLNGTVLFGHTPDCIIARVMTYTYGVRVMENFNANIHPIEKMVKIGEKEMVDDIFDVLVHVDEEVKVGQEIKRDFLNEINVQKKGLFIYKSTERDPDYVTGKGCSLLGEVLLDKEGNISNDGRADVTFVFGDTELSVKVRSKTRLTMKYITTLY